One stretch of Cohnella algarum DNA includes these proteins:
- a CDS encoding IucA/IucC family C-terminal-domain containing protein: MPGPLTASEWTDLSERFGLLRQDSPRSCRRSVRAADLLDRETREQYLDWLGGYIGSPSRRVTASTLVKRYAYLAVSPALYAMSVYNKELTLRLEHCFLETYADPERHPGGTKLPHLRLADDRSTEPEPGRRDEWRERSVRELFAGHVAPLLRALAETARIPPVVLWENVVVRIVPLFEDALEEAGDRDAAGRIREDFRYLVREIPGEPFGERRNPLSGLVDPAGLESGDGCRHRLRRTCCLYYEISAEYCRRCPLPGASGSS, encoded by the coding sequence ATGCCGGGCCCTCTTACCGCTTCGGAATGGACGGACTTGTCCGAGCGCTTCGGTCTGCTCAGGCAGGACAGCCCGCGTTCGTGCCGAAGGAGCGTGCGCGCCGCCGATTTGCTCGATCGCGAAACGCGCGAGCAATACCTCGATTGGCTGGGCGGCTATATCGGGTCGCCGTCGCGCAGGGTGACGGCATCCACGCTGGTCAAGAGGTATGCTTATCTCGCCGTTTCGCCCGCTTTGTATGCCATGAGCGTTTATAACAAAGAGTTAACGCTGCGATTGGAGCACTGCTTTCTGGAGACGTATGCGGACCCGGAACGCCATCCGGGCGGTACGAAGCTTCCCCATCTTCGTCTGGCGGACGATCGCTCGACGGAGCCCGAGCCCGGAAGGCGGGATGAGTGGCGCGAACGGTCGGTGCGGGAGCTTTTTGCCGGGCATGTCGCCCCCTTGCTCCGCGCTTTGGCCGAGACCGCCCGCATCCCTCCCGTCGTGCTGTGGGAAAATGTCGTCGTGCGAATCGTCCCGCTATTCGAGGATGCGCTTGAGGAGGCGGGCGACCGGGATGCCGCCGGCCGCATTCGCGAAGATTTTCGCTATCTTGTCCGCGAGATCCCCGGGGAACCGTTCGGCGAGCGGCGCAATCCGCTGTCCGGGCTGGTCGATCCTGCCGGCCTTGAGTCCGGCGACGGTTGCCGGCACCGGTTGCGGCGCACCTGCTGCCTTTATTATGAAATATCGGCGGAGTACTGCAGGCGCTGCCCGCTCCCCGGAGCCTCCGGCTCATCCTGA